A genomic window from Pseudonocardia broussonetiae includes:
- a CDS encoding SGNH/GDSL hydrolase family protein has translation MTTEFEYSGLSGRPAGPVLRLLSRVLPGVRSVQDQVVPYARAWQRHNREALAADGPLWVALGDSLTVGIGAGAHDRGWVGQLAARMPGWRVVNLAVSGGRVRDVLDHQLPALAALGQEPDLVTLLIGNNDLVSPRLRPALAGDLAELLRRVPPGTVVGNQPATYAAALEVSRLVDEAVAERGLRLADLRTPRTQSWSGKLAADHFHPNERGYAGLAAVFGAAIGVGA, from the coding sequence ATGACGACAGAGTTCGAGTACTCCGGCCTCAGCGGCCGTCCGGCCGGGCCGGTGCTGCGCCTGCTCTCCCGCGTCCTGCCGGGCGTGCGCAGCGTCCAGGACCAGGTGGTCCCCTACGCGCGGGCGTGGCAGCGGCACAACCGCGAGGCGCTGGCCGCCGACGGCCCGCTGTGGGTGGCGCTGGGCGACTCGCTCACCGTCGGGATCGGGGCCGGCGCCCACGACCGCGGCTGGGTCGGGCAGCTCGCCGCGCGCATGCCCGGGTGGCGCGTGGTCAACCTCGCCGTCAGCGGCGGGCGGGTGCGCGACGTGCTCGACCACCAGCTCCCCGCCCTCGCGGCGCTGGGGCAGGAGCCCGACCTCGTCACGCTGCTGATCGGCAACAACGACCTGGTCAGCCCGCGGCTGCGCCCCGCGCTCGCGGGCGACCTCGCCGAGCTGCTGCGCCGCGTCCCGCCCGGCACGGTCGTGGGCAACCAGCCGGCGACCTACGCCGCCGCGCTGGAGGTCAGCCGCCTGGTCGACGAGGCCGTGGCCGAGCGCGGGCTGCGGCTGGCCGACCTGCGGACGCCGCGCACGCAGAGCTGGTCGGGCAAGCTCGCCGCCGACCACTTCCACCCCAACGAGCGCGGGTACGCGGGCCTCGCCGCGGTGTTCGGCGCGGCGATCGGGGTCGGCGCGTGA